In the Topomyia yanbarensis strain Yona2022 chromosome 3, ASM3024719v1, whole genome shotgun sequence genome, one interval contains:
- the LOC131689499 gene encoding distal membrane-arm assembly complex protein 2, with the protein MHKFHQKSILRYFTSSALRQHYQNGLDDPKLAHIREQIEADKKKLKWRLEYGERPDAVTSNFKLFETSNRNSELVELLQQPIDISPSGLKQWWTKRRSGISAHMQKFIPQRHAMLGPDLATAHFLVHRGGSVRFRGQKDWIKMDDKEEYDLPNTFVQNLVLEEIKCDGITLFYEGMENIQRLRCLTNLSFKNVTKFDDWYLDRLSGSELPALEILNLTGTAVTDRGLNCLYRLPSLKVLIVDDPERDIMWKLSVALLEEWNPKLVVKRE; encoded by the exons ATGCACAAGTTCCACCAAAAAAGTATTCTACGGTATTTCACTTCATCAGCCCTCCGCCAGCATTATCAGAACGGTCTAGATGATCCGAAACTAGCCCACATCAGGGAGCAAATTGAGGCAGACAAGAAGAAACTTAAATGGCGCCTGGAGTACGGCGAGCGGCCAGATGCAGTTACCAGTAACTTCAAACTTTTCGAAACTTCGAACCGCAACTCGGAGCTGGTGGAACTTTTGCAGCAACCGATTGATATATCTCCCTCGGGGCTAAAACAATGGTGGACCAAGCGTAGAAGCGGGATATCGGCTCATATGCAAAAGTTTATCCCGCAAAGACATGCGATGCTGGGACCAGACCTAGCCACTGCACATTTTCTCGTCCATCGAGGCGGTTCTGTGAG ATTCAGAGGTCAAAAAGACTGGATCAAAATGGATGATAAGGAAGAATACGACCTTCCGAATACGTTTGTCCAGAATCTTGTACTCGAAGAAATCAAATGCGACGGTATTACTCTATTCTACGAAGGCATGGAAAACATCCAAAGGTTGCGCTGTCTGACGAATTTGTCGTTTAAAAATGTTACTAAATTCGATGATTGGTATTTGGACCGGTTGTCTGGTTCGGAGTTGCCTGCGCTCGAAATCCTGAATCTGACCGGGACGGCCGTCACCGATAGGGGTCTAAACTGTCTGTACCGTTTACCGAGTCTGAAGGTACTTATAGTTGATGACCCCGAAAGGGACATCATGTGGAAGCTGAGTGTGGCTTTGTTAGAAGAATGGAACCCAAAATTAGTGGTAAAAAGGGAATAA
- the LOC131690727 gene encoding serine/threonine-protein kinase PITSLRE — MSNSDQSEDGQLISPDRFGGEDETTDSLDIKPPQASVAGYYSKRKEKKSKHSKDHHRHGSSAGGRDHYHESRRDFRGHRERERDRYHHGQGRERGHEKERYHSSSGGHHSRDARYEMNPFYGEVRETYHSKKERDREYYEKERRKESQDLQDADKLLEDLRTRLLHKKSRYDSSKQYHDQTQQLQMLQAQQQQQYESDSRREKKRHRRHERKEQPAMEYVEILESPEYEVPSSTETKDKEHNERKAKLLEAEREMARRKEAARDELEIRRLMRLERLNSVQSPEDQTNKTELEQDEQNVQMESVEEEKTKKKKKTKKRADSDRSEQEDNSDDAEEDDTNSDSLSSSTDTDDSRDGSEDDEKPPASPLSVGDLVKSDRRQRSESRSRSRLRSTPSRSGSMSSRSRSRSPRRRHESSRSISPISDHGREETQPKPKEKEEPKSPPKEVEKEVLPPYYPGIQGCRSVEEFQCLNRIEEGTYGVVYRAKDKRTEEIVALKRLKMEKEKEGFPITSLREINTLLKGQHPNIVTVREIVVGSNMDKIFIVMDYVEHDLKSLMETMKHKKQVFLPGEVKCLTQQLLRAVAHLHDNWILHRDLKTSNLLLSHKGILKVGDFGLAREYGSPLKAYTSIVVTLWYRAPELLLCCKEYSTPIDIWSVGCIFAEFLAMGALFPGKTEIDQLNRIFKELGTPNEKIWPGYNQLPAVQKMTFAEYPVSNLRKRFAHQTSELGISLLQGLLTFDPKQRLTAEAAMKHSYFKELPLPIDPAMFPTWPAKSELGLKRALASSPKPPSGGGEFKKLGDDAVAENPGFHLGGTYQESRQMAMGPGFSLKF; from the exons ATGAGTAACAGTGACCAAAGTGAGGACGGTCAGCTTATCAGTCCGGATCGCTTCGG CGGTGAGGACGAAACGACAGACTCACTGGACATCAAACCTCCGCAAGCTTCTGTGGCCGGATACTATTCAAAAAGGAAGGAAAAAAAGTCGAAACATTCTAAGGATCATCACCGGCATGGGTCGTCCGCAGGTGGGCGGGACCATTATCATGAATCACGCCGGGATTTTCGAGGACACCGGGAGCGAGAACGCGATCGATATCATCATGGACAAGGCAGAGAACGTGGCCATGAAAAGGAGAGGTACCACTCTTCGTCCGGGGGACATCACTCGAGGGATGCCCGGTACGAGATGAATCCGTTCTACGGTGAAGTTCGGGAGACGTACCACAGCAAGAAGGAGCGTGATCGAGAGTATTACGAAAAAGAACGAAGGAAGGAGTCACAAGATTTACAAGATGCGGATAAGCTTCTCGAAGATTTACGAACTAGATTGTTACATAAGAAGAGCCGGTACGATTCCTCCAAACAGTACCACGATCAAACACAGCAACTGCAAATGCTACAGgcacagcagcagcaacagtatGAATCAGATAGTAGAAGGGAGAAAAAACGCCATCGGCGTCATGAACGAAAAGAGCAACCAGCAATGGAGTATGTTGAAATTTTAGAAAGTCCGGAATATGAAGTACCATCGTCTACTGAAACGAAAGACAAGGAGCATAATGAGCGAAAGGCAAAACTTTTGGAAGCTGAACGGGAAATGGCTCGTAGGAAGGAGGCTGCACGTGATGAGCTGGAAATTAGGCGACTTATGAGACTCGAACGTTTAAATAGTGTACAATCACCGGAAGATCAAACGAATAAAACCGAATTAGAACAGGACGAGCAGAATGTTCAGATGGAGAGTGTTGAGGAAGAGAAaacgaaaaagaagaaaaaaacgaaaaaacgagcAGACTCCGATCGTTCCGAGCAAGAGGATAATTCGGACGATGCAGAAGAGGATGACACTAATTCGGATAGCTTATCTTCCAGCACTGATACGGACGATTCTCGTGATGGATCAGAAGATGATGAAAAACCTCCGGCAAGTCCGTTGTCTGTAGGAGATTTGGTCAAATCAGACAGAAGACAAAGAAGCGAATCAAGATCGCGCTCAAGGTTACGATCGACTCCATCCCGGTCAGGATCGATGTCGAGCCGAAGCAGATCACGAAGTCCCCGAAGACGTCACGAGAGCAGCCGAAGCATTTCTCCGATATCAGATCATGGTAGAGAGGAAACACAGCCTAAACCTAAGGAGAAGGAAGAACCTAAGTCGCCACCTAAAGAAGTGGAAAAGGAGGTTCTTCCACCGTATTATCCTGGCATTCAAGGATGCCGTTCGGTAGAGGAGTTTCAGTGTCTGAACCGGATCGAAGAAGGCACATATGGAGTGGTTTATCGGGCAAAAGATAAACGGACTGAGGAAATCGTTGCCCTCAAGCGACTTAAGATGGAGAAGGAAAAGGAAGGCTTTCCGATTACTTCACTAAGAGAAATTAATACTTTGCTAAAAGGACAACATCCGAATATTGTGACAGTTCGAGAAATTGTAGTAGGAAGTAATATGGATAAGATTTTCATTGTAATGGATTACGTGGAGCACGATTTGAAATCACTGATGGAAACGATGAAACACAAGAAGCAGGTGTTTTTGCCAGGCGAAGTAAAGTGTCTCACTCAGCAATTGTTACGGGCAGTTGCACACCTTCACGACAACTGGATTCTTCACCGGGATCTGAAAACGTCCAACCTGTTGCTTTCTCACAAAGGAATTTTGAAGGTTGGAGATTTCGGTTTGGCCCGAGAATACGGATCCCCCCTGAAAGCATACACTTCAATTGTGGTTACCCTGTGGTATCGTGCCCCAGAATTGCTGCTTTGTTGCAAAGAATATTCCACACCCATCGACATTTGGTCTGTGGGATGCATTTTTGCCGAATTCCTTGCAATGGGAGCTCTTTTCCCCGGCAAAACTGAAATCGACCAGTTGAACCGCATCTTCAAGGAACTGGGCACACCGAATGAAAAAATTTGGCCAGGCTACAATCAGCTACCAGCGGTACAGAAAATGACCTTCGCTGAATATCCGGTATCGAATCTGCGTAAACGGTTCGCTCATCAAACCAGCGAACTGGGAATTTCTCTGTTGCAAGGTCTGTTGACCTTTGATCCGAAGCAGCGACTGACGGCAGAGGCGGCTATGAAACATAGCTACTTCAAAGAGTTACCACTCCCAATCGATCCCGCTATGTTCCCCACGTGGCCTGCCAAGAGTGAATTAGGATTGAAAAGGGCTCTCGCGTCTAGTCCGAAGCCACCGAGCGGGGGAGGTGAATTTAAGAAATTg GGAGACGACGCAGTGGCTGAAAATCCCGGTTTTCATCTAGGAGGAACCTACCAAGAGTCCCGACAGATGGCGATGGGTCCCGGCTTTAGTCTAAAGTTTTGA